The proteins below come from a single Orcinus orca chromosome 6, mOrcOrc1.1, whole genome shotgun sequence genomic window:
- the LOC125964607 gene encoding nmrA-like family domain-containing protein 1 — protein MADKKLVVVFGATGAQGGSVARTLLEDGTFRVRVVTRDPGQRAAKKLRLQGAEVVQGDQDDEASMELALIGAHATFIVTNYWENCSQEQEVKQGKLLADLAKRLGLHYVVYSGLENIKKLTAGRLAAGHFDGKGEVEEYFRDIGVPMTSVRLPCYFENLLSCFLPQKAPDGKSYLLSLPMGDVPMDGMSVSDLGPVVLSLLKMPEDYIGQNIGLSTCRHTVEEYAALLSRHTRKTVRDAKISPEDYEKLGFPGAQDLANMFRFYALKPDRNIELSLRLNPKARMLDQWLEQHKGDFAGL, from the coding sequence ATGGCAGACAAGAAACTGGTGGTCGTGTTTGGAGCCACAGGTGCCCAGGGGGGCTCAGTGGCCCGGACACTCCTGGAAGATGGGACATTCAGGGTCCGAGTGGTGACCCGGGACCCTGGGCAGAGGGCAGCGAAGAAGCTGAGGCTGCAAGGTGCAGAAGTAGTGCAGGGAGACCAGGATGATGAGGCCAGCATGGAGCTGGCCCTGATCGGGGCTCACGCCACCTTCATCGTGACCAACTACTGGGAGAACTGCAGCCAGGAGCAGGAGGTCAAGCAGGGAAAGCTGCTGGCCGATCTGGCGAAGCGCCTGGGCCTGCACTACGTGGTCTACAGTGGCCTGGAGAACATCAAGAAGCTGACAGCAGGGAGACTGGCAGCAGGACACTTTGACGGCAAAGGGGAGGTGGAGGAATATTTCCGGGACATTGGCGTCCCCATGACCAGCGTGCGGCTGCCCTGTTATTTCGAGAAcctcctctcctgcttcctgCCCCAGAAAGCCCCAGATGGAAAGAGCTACTTGCTGAGCTTGCCCATGGGTGATGTGCCCATGGACGGCATGTCTGTGTCCGACCTGGGCCCCGTGGTGCTCAGCCTGCTGAAGATGCCCGAAGACTACATCGGCCAGAACATCGGGCTCAGCACCTGCAGGCACACGGTGGAGGAGTACGCTGCCTTGCTCTCCAGGCATACCAGGAAGACCGTGCGAGATGCCAAGATAAGCCCCGAGGACTACGAGAAGCTTGGCTTCCCCGGCGCCCAGGACCTGGCCAATATGTTCCGTTTCTATGCCCTGAAACCTGACCGCAACATCGAACTGAGCCTGAGGCTCAACCCCAAGGCCAGGATGCTGGACCAGTGGCTGGAGCAGCACAAAGGGGACTTTGCAGGACTgtga